The Rubidibacter lacunae KORDI 51-2 genome includes a window with the following:
- a CDS encoding ABC1 kinase family protein codes for MFALAQNTSRQREILEVVFRNGWEYMRRLLTGGRADEPALPTPAVLRNILIDLGPVYVKLGQLLSTRPDILPPDYTEALTALQANVPPVAWAEVEVLIRKQLNCPLEDAFETIDREPVAAGSIAQTHRARLMSGEEVALKVQRPGIETVVEQDISIIHGLAELASRTDIGQDYDVVALAEEFTSALRAELDFTKEANFTEQLRKNLAESRWFDADEIVVPAINWTLTSSQLLVMEWLNGKPILTAELPAGESGDAKRDATTTLLFRAFFQQIYIDGFFHADPHPGNIFYLDDGRIALIDCGMVGRLDPRTQQILTEMLLAIVDIDARRCSQLTLELAEAGQPVNMLRLENDYDRMLRKYYNLSLSQINFSEVFYEVLQIARANRIQMPSSLGLYAKSLANLEGVARGFNPKLNLLDEIKPLIADLFRRQLFGTSPLQTLLRTTLDLKSLSLQSPRQVEVLLDRITSESLHWNITLRDLDPLRRSLDDSANRLSFSIVVAALIVGAAIVSANANSSQATVIGNALFAAASLIGLWLMISIVRSGRLR; via the coding sequence GTGTTTGCTTTAGCGCAAAACACCTCGCGCCAGCGAGAAATTCTCGAAGTTGTCTTCCGAAATGGTTGGGAATACATGCGCCGCCTGCTGACAGGTGGGAGGGCTGACGAACCGGCGCTGCCGACCCCCGCTGTCCTGCGGAACATTCTCATCGATCTCGGTCCGGTTTACGTCAAACTCGGACAGCTATTAAGCACGCGTCCGGACATCTTGCCACCGGACTACACTGAAGCGCTCACCGCACTGCAAGCAAATGTTCCGCCGGTTGCTTGGGCGGAAGTTGAAGTCCTCATCCGCAAGCAACTCAACTGCCCGTTAGAGGATGCGTTCGAAACCATCGATCGCGAGCCGGTTGCGGCTGGGTCGATCGCGCAAACGCACCGCGCGAGGTTGATGAGTGGGGAAGAGGTAGCGCTGAAGGTGCAGCGACCGGGTATTGAAACGGTAGTCGAGCAAGATATCAGCATCATCCATGGACTGGCGGAGTTGGCATCGCGTACGGACATCGGTCAAGATTATGATGTCGTTGCCCTGGCAGAAGAGTTCACCAGCGCGCTGAGAGCGGAGTTGGATTTCACGAAGGAAGCTAATTTTACCGAGCAACTTCGGAAGAACCTTGCTGAGAGCCGCTGGTTCGATGCGGATGAGATTGTCGTACCCGCAATCAATTGGACGCTGACGTCGAGTCAGTTGCTAGTGATGGAATGGCTGAATGGTAAGCCGATCCTGACAGCAGAGTTACCTGCAGGTGAGTCCGGCGATGCCAAGCGCGATGCAACGACGACGCTGCTATTTCGAGCGTTTTTCCAGCAAATTTACATTGATGGGTTCTTTCATGCCGATCCACATCCCGGCAATATCTTCTATCTCGACGACGGGCGCATTGCCCTAATCGATTGCGGTATGGTCGGGCGGCTCGATCCCCGCACGCAACAAATTCTTACTGAGATGTTGCTGGCGATCGTCGATATCGACGCGCGGCGCTGCAGTCAGCTGACGCTCGAACTAGCCGAAGCCGGCCAGCCTGTGAACATGCTGCGTCTGGAAAACGACTACGATCGGATGCTACGCAAGTATTACAACCTATCTTTATCACAGATAAACTTCTCAGAAGTTTTCTACGAAGTCTTGCAGATCGCACGTGCAAATCGCATCCAAATGCCCAGCAGTTTGGGCTTGTATGCAAAGAGTTTAGCCAATCTTGAAGGTGTGGCGCGGGGCTTCAACCCGAAGCTAAACTTGCTCGATGAAATCAAGCCGCTGATCGCCGATCTGTTCCGCCGTCAGTTATTCGGCACTAGCCCCCTACAAACGCTGCTGCGCACGACACTCGATCTCAAAAGCTTATCGCTGCAATCGCCACGCCAAGTGGAAGTGCTACTCGATCGCATCACATCAGAAAGTCTACATTGGAATATCACACTCCGCGATCTCGACCCGCTCCGCCGAAGCTTAGACGATTCGGCCAACCGCTTGTCATTCAGCATTGTTGTGGCTGCCTTGATCGTTGGGGCGGCGATCGTATCG